A single genomic interval of Arachis duranensis cultivar V14167 chromosome 7, aradu.V14167.gnm2.J7QH, whole genome shotgun sequence harbors:
- the LOC107458347 gene encoding protein CHLOROPLAST IMPORT APPARATUS 2, whose protein sequence is MGYTSLLRSPKKEKEQEVPEATFSSSILPFSNNHQLLYHDNDDEEFSILEQLEGVLDIEEEEEEEEEEEEQKLLPSPQQGMVTSCSGDDEELHWDFMEWEEDHHKFPEAENELKVVVRDDSRISNNNKCLMEEEVKKMVVKREEESNNNNIFGFWEVEDEKMVALNLNLNYQEVLDAWSDRGSLWADDYSLSLATTNNGYYYMGEVPVLEEERTRREASVLRYKEKRQNRLFSKKIRYQVRKLNADKRPRIKGRFVKRH, encoded by the exons ATGGGATACACTTCACTGCTTAGAAGTccaaagaaagagaaagaacaagaagtgccAGAAGCTACTTTCTCCTCCTCCATATTACCCTTTTCCAATAACCACCAACTACTATACCAcgataatgatgatgaagaattCAGTATCTTGGAGCAACTTGAAGGAGTCTTGgacattgaagaagaagaagaagaagaagaagaagaagaagaacaaaagttgTTACCATCTCCACAGCAGGGAATGGTAACTAGTTGTAGTGGCGATGATGAAGAGCTTCATTGGGATTTCATGGAATGGGAGGAGGATCATCATAAATTCCCAGAAGCAGAAAATGAATTGAAGGTAGTAGTAAGAGATGATAGCAGAATAAGCAATAATAACAAGTGCCTAATGGAGGAGGAGGTGAAGAAGATGGTAGtaaagagggaagaagaaagtaataacaataatatttttgggttttgggaaGTGGAAGATGAAAAGATGGTggctttgaatttgaatttgaactaTCAAGAGGTTTTGGATGCTTGGTCTGACCGTGGCTCTCTCTGGGCTGATGACTACTCACTTTCATTGGCAACCACCAACAATGGCTACTACTAT ATGGGAGAAGTGCCAGtattagaagaagaaagaacaagAAGGGAAGCAAGTGTTCTAAGGTACAAAGAGAAGCGCCAGAACAGATTGTTCTCCAAGAAGATAAGATACCAAGTTCGGAAACTAAACGCAGATAAAAGACCAAGAATCAAG GGTCGCTTTGTGAAGAGACACTGA